A genomic segment from Nitrospira sp. encodes:
- a CDS encoding Cytochrome c-type biogenesis protein CcsA/ResC — translation MRSLFLFDMTFWLYLAALGLYVAYLFAKRPAMQLAAAGHPIDDIEERDGAWATQLGQVATLVTVFGWVLNTLALTTRAFERMQHSGTFAPWSNQFEAMAYVSWAIILGYVLLEFRYRIKAVGAFVVGIGFIAMGAASLLPYRYQTAEPLVPALNSYWIYIHVSVTLTSYAAFAMAGGLGLMYLFKERAVNRGSQSRFYAAFPDLETIDELGYKAIMLGFPLLAFGIILGAMWANYAWGGYWSWDPKETWSLIVWLIYGAYIHARMTRGWEGHKAAIYAIFGFLMVIFCFWGVNFLLSGLHAYA, via the coding sequence ATGCGATCACTGTTTCTCTTCGATATGACGTTCTGGCTGTACTTGGCTGCGTTGGGATTGTATGTGGCCTATCTGTTTGCCAAACGTCCGGCCATGCAGCTGGCTGCCGCCGGCCATCCGATCGACGACATAGAAGAACGCGACGGCGCCTGGGCCACCCAATTGGGGCAGGTCGCCACGCTGGTCACCGTCTTCGGGTGGGTGCTGAACACCCTGGCCTTGACGACACGCGCATTCGAGCGCATGCAGCATTCCGGTACCTTTGCGCCCTGGTCGAACCAGTTCGAAGCGATGGCTTACGTGTCCTGGGCGATTATCTTGGGGTACGTGCTCCTGGAATTCCGGTACAGGATCAAGGCCGTGGGGGCCTTCGTGGTCGGCATCGGGTTTATCGCCATGGGAGCGGCATCACTCCTGCCCTATCGATACCAGACCGCCGAGCCGCTCGTACCGGCCTTGAACAGCTATTGGATTTACATCCATGTGTCGGTCACCTTGACCAGCTACGCCGCCTTTGCCATGGCGGGAGGACTCGGGCTGATGTACCTGTTCAAAGAGCGGGCGGTGAATCGTGGAAGCCAGTCCCGGTTTTATGCCGCCTTTCCGGATCTCGAGACCATCGATGAACTCGGGTATAAGGCGATCATGTTGGGTTTTCCACTGCTGGCCTTCGGGATCATTCTCGGCGCGATGTGGGCCAACTATGCGTGGGGTGGCTACTGGAGTTGGGATCCGAAAGAAACCTGGTCGTTGATCGTGTGGTTGATCTACGGCGCCTACATCCATGCCCGCATGACCCGGGGATGGGAGGGGCACAAGGCGGCGATCTACGCGATCTTTGGGTTTCTCATGGTGATTTTCTGTTTCTGGGGAGTGAATTTTCTGCTTTCCGGGTTGCACGCGTACGCCTAG
- a CDS encoding S-adenosylmethionine synthetase produces the protein MRHNYLFTSESVTEGHPDKIADQISDGILDAIIAQDKHSRVACETILTTGIAFVAGEISTKAYVEIPDIIREVIKDVGYTDASWGFDSNTCSVLTSIHQQSSDIAMGVDSGGAGDQGLMFGYATNETAELMPMPIVLAHRLTKRLAEVRKKKILKWVRPDGKSQVTVEYKDGKPFRIDTIVVSTQHSPDVTNKQIEKELMEHVIRPSMPKGLYDPTSVKHHINPTGRFVVGGPMGDTGLTGRKIIVDTYGGHGSHGGGAFSGKDPSKVDRSASYMARYIAKNIVAAGLAAKCEVQLAYAIGVADPVSVLVDTKDTEKVAPEILDKLVRKHFPMTPRGIIDHLKLRRPIFKKTAAYGHFGRNEPEFTWEKIDKAKALRKDAGR, from the coding sequence ATGAGACATAATTACCTGTTCACGTCTGAATCGGTCACCGAAGGACACCCGGATAAAATCGCCGATCAAATTTCCGACGGAATCCTCGACGCCATCATTGCGCAAGACAAGCATTCGCGGGTCGCCTGCGAGACCATTCTGACCACCGGTATCGCCTTCGTCGCGGGTGAAATTTCGACCAAGGCTTACGTGGAGATCCCCGATATCATCCGCGAGGTGATCAAGGATGTCGGCTATACGGATGCCTCCTGGGGGTTCGACTCCAACACCTGCTCGGTCCTGACCTCCATTCACCAACAATCCAGCGATATCGCGATGGGCGTGGATTCCGGAGGTGCCGGCGACCAGGGACTCATGTTCGGCTATGCCACGAATGAAACGGCGGAACTCATGCCGATGCCCATCGTGCTGGCCCACCGGCTGACCAAACGTTTGGCGGAGGTGCGCAAGAAGAAGATCCTCAAGTGGGTGCGGCCCGACGGCAAATCCCAAGTGACGGTGGAATACAAAGACGGCAAACCCTTCCGCATCGACACCATCGTGGTGTCCACGCAACACAGTCCGGACGTAACCAACAAGCAAATCGAGAAGGAGTTGATGGAGCACGTCATCAGACCCTCCATGCCGAAGGGACTGTACGATCCGACGAGCGTCAAGCACCACATCAACCCGACCGGTCGATTCGTGGTCGGCGGTCCGATGGGCGATACCGGCCTCACCGGCCGCAAGATCATCGTCGATACCTACGGCGGCCACGGCAGTCACGGGGGCGGCGCCTTTTCCGGAAAAGATCCTTCCAAGGTCGATCGCTCAGCTTCCTACATGGCTCGCTACATCGCAAAAAATATCGTGGCAGCCGGCTTGGCCGCCAAATGCGAAGTGCAGCTGGCCTATGCCATCGGAGTGGCCGACCCCGTGTCGGTGTTGGTCGATACGAAGGACACCGAGAAGGTGGCGCCTGAAATCCTGGACAAATTGGTCCGAAAACATTTCCCGATGACGCCGCGCGGGATCATCGACCATCTGAAACTGCGCCGGCCCATCTTCAAGAAGACGGCCGCCTACGGACACTTCGGCCGGAACGAACCGGAATTCACCTGGGAAAAGATCGATAAGGCCAAGGCCCTGCGCAAAGACGCGGGCCGTTGA
- a CDS encoding Adenosylhomocysteinase → MDYDVKDMGLADQGKLKIEWAEATMPVLRLIRKRFEREQPLQGIRVTACLHVTTETANLMKTLKAGGADVRLCASNPLSTQDDVAAALVHHESIPTFAIKGEDNKTYYRHIESAIAHKPHLSMDDGADVVSHLHSKRKELLRNVIGGTEETTTGVIRLRSMAEKKVLKFPVISVNDADTKHMFDNRYGTGQSTMDGIVRATNRLICGSKVVVAGYGWCGRGIAMRARGMGADVIVTEIDPLKGLEAVMDGFRVMPMGEAAPIGDFFVTVTGNLKVIRGEHFAAMKDGAIVCNSGHFNVELDIPALEKLSKKKLAVRSGVDQYTLKNGRRVSLLGEGRLVNLATAEGHPSSVMDMSFANQALGAEFIVKNYKKLEKKVYPVPADIDKEISRLKLAGMGVAIDKLTREQVKYLASWEMGT, encoded by the coding sequence GTGGATTACGATGTGAAAGATATGGGATTGGCCGATCAGGGGAAACTGAAGATTGAATGGGCCGAGGCCACCATGCCGGTCCTGCGACTCATTCGAAAGCGGTTTGAGCGAGAGCAACCGCTCCAGGGCATCCGCGTCACCGCCTGCCTGCACGTGACGACGGAAACCGCCAACCTCATGAAGACGCTCAAGGCCGGTGGAGCAGACGTTCGCCTCTGTGCCTCCAACCCACTGAGTACGCAAGACGACGTGGCCGCAGCCTTGGTCCACCATGAAAGCATTCCGACCTTCGCCATCAAGGGGGAAGACAACAAAACCTACTACCGGCACATCGAATCGGCCATCGCCCACAAGCCGCACCTCTCCATGGACGACGGCGCCGATGTCGTCTCCCATCTGCACTCGAAGCGTAAGGAACTGCTCCGCAACGTGATCGGCGGAACAGAGGAAACCACCACCGGCGTTATCCGGCTCCGCAGCATGGCCGAAAAGAAGGTGCTGAAGTTCCCGGTCATCTCGGTGAATGACGCCGATACGAAGCACATGTTCGACAACCGCTACGGCACGGGCCAAAGCACGATGGACGGCATTGTTCGCGCTACCAACCGCTTGATTTGCGGCTCCAAAGTCGTGGTCGCCGGCTACGGCTGGTGCGGACGCGGCATTGCTATGCGCGCACGCGGGATGGGCGCCGATGTCATCGTGACCGAAATCGATCCCTTGAAGGGCCTCGAAGCCGTCATGGACGGGTTCCGCGTCATGCCAATGGGTGAAGCCGCACCGATCGGCGACTTCTTCGTGACCGTCACCGGCAACCTGAAGGTCATCCGCGGCGAACACTTTGCCGCAATGAAAGACGGCGCGATCGTCTGCAACAGCGGCCACTTCAACGTCGAGTTGGACATTCCCGCGTTGGAGAAACTCAGCAAGAAAAAGCTGGCGGTGCGTTCAGGCGTAGATCAGTACACCCTCAAGAACGGCCGCCGCGTCAGCCTCTTGGGGGAAGGTCGGCTGGTAAACCTGGCCACCGCCGAAGGCCATCCTTCCAGCGTCATGGACATGAGCTTCGCCAACCAAGCCCTGGGAGCAGAATTCATCGTCAAGAACTACAAGAAGCTCGAAAAGAAGGTCTATCCGGTTCCAGCCGACATCGATAAAGAAATCTCGCGCCTCAAGCTGGCCGGCATGGGCGTAGCCATCGACAAGCTCACCAGGGAACAGGTGAAGTATTTGGCCTCGTGGGAGATGGGGACGTAG
- a CDS encoding Radical SAM domain protein has protein sequence MLVFLIHVRDPQFYALPAKTRAKNGRIRVMGFPPIGIMSLSSVLKRAGHECVMFDQANPETPNDFIIEQINRRKPALVGMSFLSTTSYPYAKVLARQIRATDGKVKLAFGGVFASLNAGLVKLQCPEVDFVCRGDGEQLLLDLLECIDDPQDVGGVTWAKDGQVINNPNRAMERHLDQWPFPDRESLELDFVESMPLDVPAVLSMERFTTMQTSRGCPWPCVFCDIPIFNEGKWRARTAQHVVEELKYLEANGYGSVYFVDDHFLLQPKRIDAICTGILDAKLSIQWGIEGRVDSVAQHLFPAMAKAHCRTVMFGIESGSQKILDRLQKEQTLAEVETAVNNAKKAGVEIVHGFFTVGNPDETVEDMQKTFDFASKLPLDTFGFNRLCVYRGTPLWQEYLKRGLVSDAADWYKYFKCSEIDPTCLSGAVINQVRQEGLKKLFLYKLTRYPIQTFKLLRRFLRYMPFRDVAYLIIKPFLGQKKGATKAEVFSRAVEHAELKDAAAQLTQLGDELLHSVLKEAKAERRRIQQEAEGSRDLPMVNVR, from the coding sequence ATGCTCGTGTTCCTCATCCACGTGCGTGACCCTCAGTTTTACGCGCTTCCAGCAAAAACTCGCGCCAAGAACGGACGCATCAGGGTGATGGGTTTCCCGCCCATCGGCATCATGTCCCTCTCGTCCGTACTCAAACGGGCGGGACACGAATGCGTGATGTTCGACCAAGCCAATCCGGAGACACCTAACGATTTCATTATCGAACAGATCAATCGGCGGAAGCCGGCGCTGGTCGGGATGAGTTTTCTCAGCACCACCAGTTATCCCTACGCGAAGGTTTTGGCCCGCCAGATTCGCGCGACCGACGGCAAGGTAAAACTGGCCTTCGGCGGAGTGTTCGCCAGCCTCAATGCCGGGCTCGTCAAACTGCAATGCCCGGAAGTGGATTTCGTCTGTCGGGGGGATGGCGAGCAACTGCTGCTGGATTTGCTCGAGTGCATCGACGATCCGCAGGATGTGGGCGGTGTGACCTGGGCGAAAGACGGTCAGGTGATCAACAATCCGAACCGGGCCATGGAGCGGCACCTGGATCAGTGGCCCTTCCCGGATCGGGAAAGTTTGGAGTTGGATTTCGTCGAATCCATGCCCCTGGATGTCCCGGCCGTGTTGTCCATGGAGCGGTTTACGACCATGCAAACGTCTCGCGGGTGCCCCTGGCCCTGCGTCTTCTGCGACATCCCGATCTTCAACGAAGGCAAGTGGCGGGCGCGAACGGCACAACATGTCGTCGAGGAACTCAAATATCTTGAAGCCAACGGATATGGGTCTGTGTATTTTGTCGATGATCACTTTTTGTTGCAACCGAAGCGGATCGATGCGATTTGCACCGGTATTCTCGATGCCAAGCTCTCCATTCAATGGGGGATCGAAGGCCGCGTCGATTCGGTGGCACAACATCTCTTCCCCGCGATGGCCAAGGCCCATTGCAGGACGGTGATGTTCGGTATTGAAAGCGGGAGCCAAAAGATTTTGGATCGCCTCCAGAAGGAGCAGACGCTGGCGGAAGTCGAAACCGCCGTGAACAACGCCAAGAAGGCCGGGGTCGAAATCGTCCATGGCTTCTTCACCGTGGGTAATCCCGACGAAACCGTCGAGGACATGCAGAAGACCTTCGACTTTGCGTCGAAACTACCGTTGGATACCTTCGGATTTAACAGACTCTGCGTCTATCGAGGCACGCCTCTGTGGCAGGAATATCTCAAGCGCGGCCTGGTGAGCGACGCTGCGGATTGGTACAAGTATTTTAAGTGTTCGGAGATCGATCCGACTTGTTTGTCTGGAGCGGTCATCAATCAGGTGCGGCAGGAAGGCCTGAAGAAACTCTTTCTCTACAAACTCACCCGCTATCCGATCCAGACCTTCAAATTATTGCGGCGTTTCCTACGGTACATGCCCTTCCGGGATGTGGCCTATCTCATCATCAAGCCGTTCTTGGGACAGAAAAAGGGCGCTACCAAGGCCGAAGTGTTCTCGCGGGCGGTCGAGCATGCAGAGTTGAAAGACGCTGCCGCACAGCTGACCCAACTCGGCGATGAGTTATTGCACAGTGTGCTGAAGGAGGCGAAAGCGGAGCGCCGGAGAATTCAGCAGGAGGCCGAAGGCTCACGAGACCTGCCGATGGTCAACGTGCGATAG